In Edaphobacter dinghuensis, one genomic interval encodes:
- a CDS encoding efflux RND transporter periplasmic adaptor subunit produces the protein MSSDSKEHPTTSPDHQLPAPTSEQREHQNHKGVRIIVWVVILLIFAVAFFLIMRQHATTAKKPSRRGAGGTTTITTATAQKGDIGVYLDAIGTVTPVHTASITSQVNGIVTAVHYQEGQIVRQGAPLIDIDSRTYRATLLQAQGILERDQNILAQAKMDLVRYRDAWNRNAIPKQTLDDQEKIVLQDEGTVKNDQGAVQFDQVQVDYCHITAPFTGRVGLRLVDPGNVVQSSGGTTLAVVTQIQPITAIFTIAEDNLGQVQPRLHQQAKLPVYAFDRTSLNKIATGSLLTLDNLIDTTTGTVKARALFDNKNGVLFPNEFINTRLLVNTLHDVTLIPSSAVQHNGQESFVYIIQNNVAHVRSVKPGVTDDNTTQVEGINPGDVVADSSFEKLQDNAKVIISKKPIPASTTTGSEAP, from the coding sequence TTGTCATCCGATTCAAAGGAACACCCGACTACTAGCCCGGACCATCAACTTCCGGCCCCTACTTCGGAGCAGCGCGAGCACCAGAACCATAAGGGTGTCCGGATTATCGTATGGGTCGTTATTCTCTTGATCTTCGCGGTCGCATTCTTCCTGATTATGCGGCAGCATGCCACCACGGCAAAGAAGCCGTCACGGCGCGGTGCGGGAGGAACGACGACAATCACCACGGCGACTGCGCAAAAGGGTGATATCGGTGTCTATCTGGACGCCATCGGTACGGTCACGCCGGTACATACGGCATCGATCACCAGTCAGGTGAACGGCATCGTGACGGCCGTGCACTATCAGGAAGGGCAGATCGTTCGCCAGGGCGCTCCTCTGATCGACATCGACTCGAGAACGTACCGCGCCACGTTGCTGCAGGCGCAGGGCATTCTGGAGAGGGATCAAAACATCCTTGCCCAGGCCAAGATGGACCTTGTTCGCTATCGTGATGCCTGGAATCGTAACGCGATTCCGAAGCAGACACTCGACGATCAGGAAAAGATCGTCCTGCAGGACGAGGGCACGGTTAAAAATGATCAGGGTGCAGTGCAGTTCGATCAGGTCCAGGTGGATTATTGCCACATCACGGCCCCCTTCACCGGCAGGGTCGGTCTACGCTTGGTAGACCCCGGCAATGTCGTTCAATCGTCGGGCGGAACAACGCTTGCGGTCGTTACCCAGATACAGCCGATCACGGCCATCTTTACGATTGCCGAGGACAATCTCGGACAGGTTCAGCCTCGCCTGCACCAACAGGCAAAGCTTCCTGTCTATGCCTTCGACCGGACATCGCTGAATAAGATCGCTACGGGCTCGCTGCTTACGCTCGACAACCTGATCGATACGACGACCGGAACGGTCAAGGCCCGTGCCCTATTCGACAATAAGAACGGCGTGCTCTTTCCCAACGAGTTCATCAACACTCGGTTGCTGGTCAACACACTGCATGACGTGACTCTGATTCCCTCGTCGGCGGTACAGCACAACGGGCAGGAATCCTTCGTCTACATCATTCAAAACAATGTGGCGCACGTTCGCAGTGTGAAGCCGGGAGTAACGGACGACAACACCACGCAGGTCGAAGGCATCAACCCCGGCGATGTCGTTGCCGACAGCAGCTTTGAGAAGTTGCAGGATAACGCCAAGGTCATCATCTCCAAGAAGCCTATTCCGGCCAGCACCACCACTGGGAGTGAAGCTCCTTGA